A window of Aquificaceae bacterium genomic DNA:
GTCGGTGCATTTCAGAAAGATGAAGAGGAAGCTGGCAAGCTGTTCCTCAAGGGGAAGGCTCACCTTTGATGTGTCTCTTTTGGAAGAAGACAGGGAAAAGGTTTCCTATGTGATAGTGCATGAGCTTCTCCACCTGAGGTATCCAGACCACGGCAAGCTTTTCAAGCATATGCTGAAGGCATACCTCAAAAGCCTATAAGAATAATGCTATAATATTTTCAAACCCTCAAGGAGGCTGTTATGAAAGGAAGAATAGTGCAGGTGATAGGTGCGGTCATTGACGTGGAGTTTTCTGAAAAGAACCTTCCACCCGTCAGGCACGGTCTAAAGACAAGGAGGAAGTTCATAGACGACAGGGGAAACTGGGCGGAAGAGGAGCTCTTCCTTGAAGTGGCTCAGCACATAGGAGAGAGCAGGGTCAGATGCGTGGCAATGGGTGCCACCGATGGACTGGTGAGGGGTCAGGAGGTGGAATACTTGGGCGGACCCATAAAGGTGCCTGTTGGCAGGCCAACCCTTGGAAGGATATTCAATGTGGTAGGTCAGCCCATAGATGAAGCAGGACCCGTAAATGCAGAAGAGTTCTGGCCCATGTTCAGAGAACCTCCACCCCTGGAAGAGCAGTCCACAAAGGTGGAGATACTTGAGACGGGTATAAAGGTGGTTGACCTCCTTGAGCCCTATGTGAAGGGTGGAAAGGTGGGGCTCTTTGGTGGTGCTGGAGTGGGCAAGACAGTGCTGATGCAGGAGCTCATACACAACATAGCCAAGTTCCACAAGGGATTCTCAGTGGTCATAGGCGTGGGAGAGAGAACCAGAGAAGGAAACGACCTCTGGCACGAGATGAAGGAATCTGGGGTCCTTCCCTACACGGTCATGGTCTACGGGCAGATGAACGAGCCTCCCGGCGTGCGATTCAGGGTGGCACAGACGGGCATTACCATGGCTGAATACTTCAGGGATGTGGAGGGTCAGGACGTTCTTGTCTTTATAGACAACATATTCAGGTTCGTGCAGGCAGGCTCTGAAGTCTCCACGCTCCTTGGAAGACTTCCCTCTGCAGTGGGATACCAGCCCACCCTCAACACGGACGTGGGTGAGGTGCAGGAGAGGATAACCTCCACAAAGAAGGGGTCTCTTACCTCCATACAGGCAGTATACGTGCCCGCAGACGACATAACGGACCCTGCACCCTATTCGGTCTTTGCTCACCTTGATGCCACCACAGTGCTTGCAAGAAGGCTTGCAGAGCTGGGTATATACCCGGCAGTTGACCCTCTTGAGTCCACCTCCAAGTATCTGGCACCGGAGTTCGTGGGAGAAGAGCACTACAGAGTGGCATCGGAGGTCAAGAGAATACTGCAGAGATACAAGGAGCTTCAGGAAATAATAGCCATACTGGGTATGGAAGAGCTCTCAGAAGAGGACAAGGCAATCGTCAACAGGGCAAGGAGGATTCAGAGGTTTCTGGCACAGCCCTTCCACGTGGCAGAGCAGTTCACCGGCATGCCCGGCAAATACGTAAAGCTGGAGGACAACATAAGGAGCTTCAAAGAGATTCTCACGGGCAACTACGACCATCTTCCTGAAATGGCCTTTTACATGGTGGGCACCATAGAAGAGGCTGTGGAGAAAGCCAGAGCTCTGGGAGCAAAGGTTTGAGGTCTGACGGAAGAAAGCCCGGGGAGCTAAGACCTGTAAGGATAATAAGGGATTACCTCAAGCATCCCGAGGGCTCTGTGCTTGTGGAGTTCGGAAACACAAAGGTTATATGCACCGTCTCTCTGCAAGATAGCGTCCCCCCCTTTTTAAAGGGTAAAGGTCAGGGCTGGATAACTGCAGAATACTCCATGCTTCCCAGGTCAACCCAGACAAGAAACATACGCGAATCGGTTCAGGGAAGAATCGGAGGCAGAACGCACGAAATACAGAGGATGATAGGAAGAGCTATGCGAACCGCCCTTGACCTCACAAAGGTAGGAGAGAGGACTTTCTGGATTGACTGCGATGTAATACAGGCGGACGGAGGAACGAGAACTGCTTCCATAACAGGCGCCTTTGTGGCCCTGGTGGACGCAGTCATAAGGCTCTACGAGGAGGGAAGCATAAGCTCAACTCCTATAAAGGACTTTGTGGCTGCGGTGAGTGTTGGCATAGTAAAGGGCCAGATACTTCTTGACCTTAACTTTGAGGAGGATTCAGAGGCAGAAGTAGACATGAACCTTGTGGCCACAGGCTCTGGCAGAATATCAGAGATACAGGCTCTTGGTGAAGAGCACTCTTTCACAAGGGAAGAATTTGACAGGATGCTCACTCTCGGTCTTGCAGGAGTGGAACAACTGGTGGAGCTCCAGAAGGCCTTCTTTGATGTGCAGGGAGGATTATTCAGAAGAAAGAACATAAAAGAGGCAAGGCTTTAGTTCCTTTTTCTTGACAAAAGAATTTTGGGATTGTATATTAATTTCCAGATTTTTTTCAGGAGG
This region includes:
- a CDS encoding M48 family metallopeptidase, which codes for SVHFRKMKRKLASCSSRGRLTFDVSLLEEDREKVSYVIVHELLHLRYPDHGKLFKHMLKAYLKSL
- the atpD gene encoding F0F1 ATP synthase subunit beta, whose amino-acid sequence is MKGRIVQVIGAVIDVEFSEKNLPPVRHGLKTRRKFIDDRGNWAEEELFLEVAQHIGESRVRCVAMGATDGLVRGQEVEYLGGPIKVPVGRPTLGRIFNVVGQPIDEAGPVNAEEFWPMFREPPPLEEQSTKVEILETGIKVVDLLEPYVKGGKVGLFGGAGVGKTVLMQELIHNIAKFHKGFSVVIGVGERTREGNDLWHEMKESGVLPYTVMVYGQMNEPPGVRFRVAQTGITMAEYFRDVEGQDVLVFIDNIFRFVQAGSEVSTLLGRLPSAVGYQPTLNTDVGEVQERITSTKKGSLTSIQAVYVPADDITDPAPYSVFAHLDATTVLARRLAELGIYPAVDPLESTSKYLAPEFVGEEHYRVASEVKRILQRYKELQEIIAILGMEELSEEDKAIVNRARRIQRFLAQPFHVAEQFTGMPGKYVKLEDNIRSFKEILTGNYDHLPEMAFYMVGTIEEAVEKARALGAKV
- the rph gene encoding ribonuclease PH, with the protein product MRSDGRKPGELRPVRIIRDYLKHPEGSVLVEFGNTKVICTVSLQDSVPPFLKGKGQGWITAEYSMLPRSTQTRNIRESVQGRIGGRTHEIQRMIGRAMRTALDLTKVGERTFWIDCDVIQADGGTRTASITGAFVALVDAVIRLYEEGSISSTPIKDFVAAVSVGIVKGQILLDLNFEEDSEAEVDMNLVATGSGRISEIQALGEEHSFTREEFDRMLTLGLAGVEQLVELQKAFFDVQGGLFRRKNIKEARL